The genomic stretch GTAATCGTAATTTCCTTTATCATCATAACATCCCAGACATAGACTTAGCGTCAGCAGGATGGATAAACCTATTACATTTTTCATAGTCTTTATTATTCAATATTACTAAATTAAAGGTCCCACAGCCATTTTCACCGGATTCCCATCCTTGTCCAGATAATCCTCGTAAACCGTCTCCCCTTTTGCCTCCATCTCCTGCAAGTACCTATCTAGTCCTTGGGCGTAAGTACGCTGCCTTTCCATGTCCATATCTCTCACGTTATCGAAATCGGCCATTTGCAAGCCAAACATTTCACACAATAACTTCATCTTTTTCTTGGAATAGGGACCAAAATAATTTAACGTCCATGCCTTCGGCTGGAAAACCTCATCCGTGAGTCCCACCACGTGACGGATTGCATTTTGGTTCTCCTTCGTGTAATCCTCATACTCCAAAGGGCGCCAAATGTCCATCGGTAACGAGAAATATTCGTTCTCGACCAGCTGTAAGGTCACGTAATAAGTAGAATCCAACATCTTTTCCTGCCGGAATCCCGTGAACTCCACGAAACCATCCCGCTCGCCGGAGGGGATTACATATTGCTTTTCCAAGGGAGCATAATCTTCCCCCTCGGTCGCCGTAGTCGATGTATCAACAACCGATAAGGTAAAATAACGGTCATAATTCACCACCTTCCCCATCACCCGAACTTTCAGCCTTACCGTACTATCATTTTCCAACAACAACGAGAAAGGTATCAACGTCGTATCTACATGCGCCCATATCTCCGGATTTCCATACTGACTGGGCGGTACTTCCTGAACTGAAAAATAAATCCCGTCTTTCCCCTCGTAATCCATCATCTCTTTCTCGCACCCAAGAAACGACAGGACTACTGACAATAAAAATATATACTTTTTCATATGGCGAAATTTTAACTAATTATCTACACCGTTTTCTTTTCTATAATCCTGTTCCGTTTGCGGCAGATCGAACAGGTAAAAGCGTTCTTCCATGGAAATCACCTCTGCCAATTTCTCTCCGGATGCAATCTCGCTTTTCCCTTTCCGTTTATAAAGCCAGAATAATTGTCCCTCTCCCACAAATTCACGTTTGTATTCCTGCTCGACACACGTTGTCAAGTCAGCATCATCTTGAATATTTTTCACGTTACGTGCCGTACGGACGGCATTCAGGTAATTCCGTCCCTCCTTCGGGTCCGGACAACATTCAGCCGCGATAAGATACACCTCGGATACCCGGAGTATAGGCATGATATAACTATACCCTTTACTAATTTTAGTTACCGGATCAACATCATCTACCTCCTTGTATTTGATCACGTGGAGATAGGAGTTATTATCCGGATCGACCATTTCCGCAAACCAGTATGAAAGCCTGTAATCATTATCGTCACCCTCGTACATATCCCGCATAATATCTTTATCAATACGCAACACACTTCCCTGTTTCAAACCGGAACCAAAACCCACCTCGTAAACGCTTTCCTTTCTTTTCAAATTATAGAGACCGAATAGGATCTCGCTTTGAAAAATACGGTCTTCCCTGTTTGTTGTCACGATCTCTTCCCGGGTTGCAAAAGGGAACCACTCATGTTCTTCACGAATTCCACGAATCATTTTATCAGCATACTCCCAAGCCACGTCCTTTTCCCCGCAATAGAGAGCCACACGGGCCATCAAAGCTTGAACGGCATAATAATTCAAACGCATGGAACGATAGCGAATGTCATTCACGCCACCTTCCGGGTCATCTCCCCACTCGGCCCCGGTTTCAATCACGGGATCATACCCGGCCAACGATTCCTCCGCGCTTTTCAGATCTTCCATAATCAACCGGGCGATTTCTTTTGCCGGCAGTAAAGGATTTACTTTTGTCTCAGAATTCAAGGCATAAGGGATACACTCTTTTTCCTTGTCTTTGCTATAACTGGGTCCGAATATCCGGAATAGCTCGAAATGTAACAACGCTCGTAATGCCAGAGCTTCTCCCTTGATCACGTGATAATAGGTATCATCCAGCACTCCCCGATCCGACTCACAATGTTCCAATACCGTGTTGATATTATTCAACAGGGCATACGACCGACTCCAGCAACCACTCACGGCATTATTTCGGGCCACATTATCAAAATCGGCCAAAGACTTGGAAGCGTGATCTTTCTCTCGACAGGTATAGTATTGTGCCAAAATATCCGACATTCCCCATGTCAAAGTTTTCCCGTACAGACTGGAATTCAACAAGTCTATATAAATACCGTTCAATGCAGTCATGAATCCCCGGGTTGTACGGAAAAGATCGTTCTCCATAATCCGGTCCTCCGAACTGACTTTCAACC from Butyricimonas virosa encodes the following:
- a CDS encoding RagB/SusD family nutrient uptake outer membrane protein → MIRKLKFLVYVVLGALTLSCSDWLKVSSEDRIMENDLFRTTRGFMTALNGIYIDLLNSSLYGKTLTWGMSDILAQYYTCREKDHASKSLADFDNVARNNAVSGCWSRSYALLNNINTVLEHCESDRGVLDDTYYHVIKGEALALRALLHFELFRIFGPSYSKDKEKECIPYALNSETKVNPLLPAKEIARLIMEDLKSAEESLAGYDPVIETGAEWGDDPEGGVNDIRYRSMRLNYYAVQALMARVALYCGEKDVAWEYADKMIRGIREEHEWFPFATREEIVTTNREDRIFQSEILFGLYNLKRKESVYEVGFGSGLKQGSVLRIDKDIMRDMYEGDDNDYRLSYWFAEMVDPDNNSYLHVIKYKEVDDVDPVTKISKGYSYIMPILRVSEVYLIAAECCPDPKEGRNYLNAVRTARNVKNIQDDADLTTCVEQEYKREFVGEGQLFWLYKRKGKSEIASGEKLAEVISMEERFYLFDLPQTEQDYRKENGVDN
- a CDS encoding DUF4843 domain-containing protein, which produces MKKYIFLLSVVLSFLGCEKEMMDYEGKDGIYFSVQEVPPSQYGNPEIWAHVDTTLIPFSLLLENDSTVRLKVRVMGKVVNYDRYFTLSVVDTSTTATEGEDYAPLEKQYVIPSGERDGFVEFTGFRQEKMLDSTYYVTLQLVENEYFSLPMDIWRPLEYEDYTKENQNAIRHVVGLTDEVFQPKAWTLNYFGPYSKKKMKLLCEMFGLQMADFDNVRDMDMERQRTYAQGLDRYLQEMEAKGETVYEDYLDKDGNPVKMAVGPLI